A single region of the Pseudomonas mandelii genome encodes:
- the istA gene encoding IS21 family transposase — translation MRKIREVLRLKFDCGLSVRKISRSLGIGHSSAGDYLCRFAASGLAWPCSLSDSELEQQLFPLAPAVPSEQRPLPDWSWVHAELRRPGVTLALLWQEYRLSQPQGFQYSWFCEHYRAWQGKLDVVMRQEHRVGEKLFVDYAGQTVPVIDRHSGEIRQAQVFVAVLGASSYTFAEATWSQQLPDWLGSHTRCFAFLGGVPEIVVPDNLRSAVSKSHRYEPDINPSYRDLAEHYGVAVVPARARKPRDKAKAEVGVQVVERWILAALRNRQFFSLNELNSAIALLLERLNRRPFRKLPGSRHSAFEALDRPVLRPLPEQPYVYAEWKKARVHIDYHVEVDGHYYSVPYQLVKKQLEVRLTARTVECFHANQRVASHLRSPHKGRHSTQAEHMPKSHREHAEWTPQRLIRWAEQTGPNTAGVISHILERRIHPTQGYRACLGILRLGKTHGEVRLELACRRALSLGACSYKSLESILRQGLESLPLAQANLPLLPDDHANLRGPGYYH, via the coding sequence ATGCGTAAAATCCGTGAGGTGTTGCGCCTCAAGTTCGATTGCGGGCTGTCTGTCCGTAAGATCTCCCGCAGTCTGGGCATAGGCCACAGCAGTGCCGGTGATTACCTCTGTCGCTTTGCCGCCAGCGGTCTAGCCTGGCCCTGCTCGTTGTCCGATTCCGAACTGGAACAGCAACTGTTCCCACTGGCCCCTGCGGTGCCCAGTGAGCAGCGGCCACTGCCTGATTGGTCTTGGGTGCACGCCGAGCTGCGTCGCCCCGGCGTGACCCTGGCGCTGCTCTGGCAGGAGTATCGCCTGAGCCAGCCGCAGGGTTTTCAGTACAGCTGGTTCTGCGAGCACTACCGGGCCTGGCAGGGCAAGCTGGACGTGGTGATGCGCCAGGAACATCGCGTCGGCGAGAAGTTGTTCGTCGACTACGCCGGGCAGACGGTGCCGGTGATCGACCGGCACAGCGGCGAGATCCGCCAGGCGCAGGTGTTCGTCGCGGTGCTCGGCGCCTCCAGCTACACCTTCGCCGAAGCCACCTGGTCGCAGCAGTTGCCGGACTGGCTGGGCTCGCATACCCGCTGCTTCGCCTTCCTCGGGGGCGTGCCGGAGATCGTGGTGCCGGACAACCTGCGCAGCGCGGTGAGTAAGAGCCATCGCTACGAGCCGGACATCAACCCGAGCTACCGCGATCTGGCCGAGCACTATGGCGTGGCGGTGGTGCCGGCGCGGGCGCGTAAGCCGCGCGACAAGGCTAAGGCCGAGGTCGGCGTGCAGGTGGTCGAGCGCTGGATCCTCGCCGCGCTGAGGAACCGCCAGTTCTTCTCCTTGAACGAACTCAACAGCGCCATCGCCTTATTGCTGGAGCGCCTCAACCGACGACCGTTTCGCAAGCTGCCGGGCTCCCGGCACTCGGCCTTCGAAGCCCTGGATCGTCCGGTGCTGCGGCCGCTGCCGGAGCAACCCTACGTGTATGCCGAGTGGAAGAAGGCGCGTGTGCACATCGACTACCACGTCGAGGTTGATGGGCACTACTACTCGGTGCCGTACCAACTGGTGAAGAAACAACTGGAAGTACGCCTGACAGCGCGCACGGTGGAGTGCTTCCACGCCAATCAGCGGGTGGCCAGCCACCTTCGCTCACCGCACAAGGGCCGGCACAGCACACAGGCCGAGCACATGCCCAAGAGCCATCGCGAGCACGCCGAGTGGACGCCACAACGGCTGATCCGCTGGGCTGAGCAGACCGGGCCGAACACGGCCGGCGTGATCAGCCACATCCTCGAACGGCGCATCCACCCAACCCAAGGCTACCGGGCCTGCCTGGGCATCCTGCGCCTGGGCAAGACCCATGGCGAAGTGCGCTTGGAGTTGGCCTGCCGTCGCGCCCTCAGCCTCGGTGCGTGCAGCTACAAGAGCCTCGAATCGATCCTGCGCCAGGGTTTGGAAAGCCTGCCGTTGGCTCAAGCCAACCTGCCCCTGCTGCCGGACGACCACGCCAATCTGCGCGGCCCCGGCTACTACCACTGA
- a CDS encoding XAC2610-related protein, translated as MGVRVSVESAQIDDFNFDGAKDFAVWQIDDGMGTYTIHRIFVYQPEAGFFKELTPACGDDFSNLRVERDKRALLSTYWEMNEPKLCVTDLSPDSVARISSE; from the coding sequence ATGGGTGTCCGAGTCAGCGTGGAATCCGCACAAATAGACGATTTCAATTTCGACGGTGCAAAGGATTTTGCGGTCTGGCAGATCGATGACGGAATGGGCACCTACACCATTCACAGGATTTTTGTTTACCAGCCCGAAGCAGGTTTTTTCAAGGAGCTGACTCCAGCTTGTGGCGACGATTTCTCCAATCTGCGGGTAGAGCGCGACAAGAGAGCTCTGCTTAGCACCTACTGGGAAATGAATGAGCCAAAGCTTTGTGTCACCGATCTCTCCCCTGATTCGGTTGCTCGGATTTCATCTGAATAG
- a CDS encoding lysozyme inhibitor LprI family protein, giving the protein MKRFFFSILCALTFQAALPVSTAFAQDECNEIMTSLQIDKCSEASKAGADSQLNTSYHQLLARLETQYQANPELGEAYAVTVKESQRAWIKLRDANCHLEAFEIEPGKPAYVTTVNSCITGMSRERSVYLDKIAPDISAGSDAQTADVVCPSSDFNTFLASFSESAAIQKVFVQRPLTFVVTVNAEPEPRQEKRSLKDDQIKFPLVPERAKREAEGLMLTVKEQRGDKATAILQKPDTDYVVEYRFVRGQCWMLTEVSDFAL; this is encoded by the coding sequence GTGAAACGCTTTTTTTTCAGCATTCTTTGTGCGCTGACTTTCCAGGCCGCTCTGCCGGTTTCAACGGCGTTTGCTCAGGATGAGTGCAACGAGATCATGACAAGCCTACAAATTGATAAGTGCTCTGAAGCGTCGAAGGCTGGTGCTGATTCACAGTTGAATACGAGTTATCACCAACTGCTGGCGCGGCTCGAAACCCAATATCAAGCCAATCCCGAATTGGGGGAGGCGTATGCGGTGACGGTGAAGGAGTCGCAGCGTGCGTGGATTAAGCTGCGTGATGCGAATTGCCATCTTGAGGCGTTTGAGATTGAGCCCGGCAAGCCTGCTTATGTCACGACAGTGAACAGTTGCATCACGGGAATGAGCCGAGAGCGTTCGGTTTATCTGGACAAGATTGCACCTGACATTTCGGCTGGTTCAGACGCTCAAACTGCTGACGTTGTCTGCCCATCCTCTGACTTCAACACTTTTCTCGCTTCCTTCTCTGAGAGTGCGGCCATTCAAAAGGTCTTCGTCCAACGGCCCCTAACTTTTGTGGTGACGGTGAATGCTGAGCCGGAGCCGCGACAAGAAAAGCGTTCGCTGAAGGACGATCAGATCAAGTTTCCACTCGTGCCTGAGCGTGCGAAGCGAGAGGCTGAAGGTTTGATGCTAACCGTCAAAGAGCAGAGAGGGGATAAGGCGACGGCCATTTTGCAAAAGCCTGATACGGACTACGTGGTTGAGTATCGCTTCGTGCGTGGGCAATGTTGGATGCTTACTGAAGTCTCGGATTTCGCACTGTAG
- a CDS encoding DUF6124 family protein, whose translation MIKPTPNPPANEATSPYESLDSKKLHEAAEHALNHHFAPPPGDKPKPRKGNLFAVSPDIDTEALLANASEDLLSISAIAANLADDVDGARRSLALALSRLADGVRLLVERALDHIDSPNPAEHRGKV comes from the coding sequence ATGATCAAGCCAACACCGAATCCACCAGCAAACGAAGCCACCTCCCCCTACGAATCCCTCGATTCGAAGAAACTCCACGAAGCCGCCGAACACGCCCTCAACCACCATTTCGCCCCACCACCCGGCGACAAACCCAAGCCTCGCAAAGGCAACCTCTTCGCCGTCTCCCCCGACATCGACACCGAAGCCCTCCTGGCCAACGCCTCGGAAGACCTGCTATCCATCAGCGCCATCGCCGCCAACCTGGCCGACGACGTGGACGGAGCACGACGCTCCTTAGCCTTGGCGCTAAGCAGATTGGCGGATGGGGTCCGGTTGTTGGTGGAGCGAGCGCTGGATCACATTGATTCGCCCAATCCGGCGGAGCATCGGGGGAAGGTGTAA
- a CDS encoding helicase, whose translation MKFRFLLWMLGLLMGKASRTNPAFQQQLGDKELVFQLQTLDGKVARHFFVKDQRITSKSGVYAEPAFAIAFKDAAYGFATMQAKNKQLAFMTGIQDKSIQIKGNPALVIWFQGLTKYLKPKKKPAAVR comes from the coding sequence ATGAAATTTCGTTTTCTACTGTGGATGCTGGGTTTGTTGATGGGTAAGGCCAGTCGGACTAATCCTGCGTTTCAGCAGCAGTTGGGTGACAAGGAATTGGTGTTCCAGCTACAGACCCTGGACGGGAAGGTGGCGCGGCATTTCTTTGTGAAGGATCAGCGCATTACCAGCAAGTCGGGCGTGTATGCCGAGCCGGCGTTTGCGATTGCCTTTAAAGACGCGGCGTATGGATTTGCCACGATGCAGGCGAAGAACAAGCAGTTGGCGTTTATGACGGGGATTCAGGACAAATCGATTCAGATCAAGGGCAATCCGGCGTTGGTGATCTGGTTTCAGGGGTTGACCAAGTATTTGAAGCCGAAAAAGAAGCCTGCTGCTGTTCGTTGA
- a CDS encoding delta-60 repeat domain-containing protein translates to MIQLKPANSGSLDPTFNGSGVLDFPLSEVYGFPDAVLPLDDNKTLVAMRPTAFNVPVIVARLNEDGTLDRSFGTAQRGFVEVPFEDSDIYVFGLRPLANGGWLIVGQYISFSGGGLLIVRQFQDGRLDTSLNGDGKLFIPYDDLGSPQHSGVTLEVAGRHGEKTSAGRSRVSGHSGVSVVEQSDGKIVLVSSVINTSGKPKGIVLRRNSDGSPDLTFAGTGSAIVELPGVEHEWSGAEGVAVQADGQILVTGMYVKQDESMGAFVTCFNSLGQVDRTFNGGLAVTIPSPRWMMLSAITVRESDGRIVAVGNSREKDVQNGVIVVLNKSGSYNLPFNNGRALFSELVPQGQDWARCALHANGSISVTGSTGQGFVSEEMAVVTARYLSDGSLDMTFNAGKGFAVFDGEKGFEHALDMALMADGRIVICGSLWGDGEPLPSFKGGWMLRYLA, encoded by the coding sequence ATGATCCAGCTGAAACCAGCCAACTCAGGAAGCCTCGATCCGACATTTAACGGTTCTGGTGTTTTGGACTTTCCGCTCTCTGAAGTGTACGGATTCCCCGATGCGGTTCTCCCATTGGATGACAACAAAACGCTTGTTGCCATGAGGCCTACAGCATTCAACGTTCCGGTCATAGTTGCGCGGCTGAATGAAGACGGGACGCTGGATCGCTCATTTGGCACTGCGCAGCGTGGCTTTGTTGAAGTGCCTTTCGAAGATAGTGACATCTATGTATTCGGGCTCAGGCCTCTGGCTAACGGTGGGTGGCTGATCGTTGGCCAATACATATCGTTCAGCGGTGGCGGTTTGCTCATCGTGCGGCAGTTTCAGGATGGCCGACTGGATACGTCCTTGAATGGCGATGGAAAACTCTTCATTCCTTATGATGATTTGGGTAGTCCCCAGCACAGTGGGGTGACGCTGGAGGTTGCTGGCCGCCATGGCGAAAAGACGTCGGCAGGACGCTCCCGGGTCTCTGGCCACAGCGGAGTCTCCGTGGTTGAGCAGTCGGATGGCAAGATCGTGCTGGTCAGTTCCGTTATCAACACTTCCGGAAAACCGAAGGGGATTGTGCTGCGGCGTAATTCAGACGGCTCGCCCGATCTGACGTTCGCCGGGACTGGCTCCGCGATTGTCGAACTCCCAGGTGTCGAGCATGAATGGAGCGGTGCCGAAGGTGTTGCGGTTCAGGCAGACGGCCAGATATTGGTGACTGGCATGTACGTGAAACAGGACGAATCCATGGGAGCCTTCGTAACTTGCTTCAACTCACTGGGACAAGTAGACCGCACGTTTAATGGCGGCCTTGCGGTGACCATTCCGAGTCCTCGCTGGATGATGTTGAGCGCCATCACGGTTAGAGAAAGTGACGGCAGGATTGTTGCGGTGGGGAATTCGCGAGAGAAGGACGTTCAAAACGGGGTGATCGTCGTTTTAAACAAGAGTGGGTCCTACAATCTTCCTTTTAACAACGGACGGGCCCTTTTTTCTGAATTGGTGCCGCAGGGGCAGGATTGGGCGCGCTGTGCGTTGCACGCCAATGGATCAATCAGTGTCACCGGAAGCACCGGGCAAGGCTTCGTCTCTGAGGAGATGGCAGTGGTGACGGCGCGTTATCTTTCTGACGGCTCATTGGACATGACATTCAATGCCGGTAAAGGCTTTGCTGTTTTTGACGGTGAGAAAGGGTTTGAGCACGCTTTGGACATGGCATTAATGGCTGATGGACGCATTGTTATTTGCGGAAGCTTGTGGGGAGACGGTGAACCTTTGCCGAGCTTTAAGGGCGGATGGATGTTGCGCTATCTGGCTTGA
- a CDS encoding aminoacyl-tRNA deacylase and HDOD domain-containing protein, translating into MTEAALAPDPLHAPSVIRLLLGKLGIAYEEVLDHHGLNASRKVQAVLVDDAVGALMVLFPQSQLLDLNRLAELTGRRLTAVPTERLVKMLGKHNLSLLPGLPALTSSPCLYEESLLREPKLLINSGEPGLLLEITSEDFKSMLTKASAANFGENLTSIRPNLDRPDDDREEITQAVQAFTARRIQQRLEATIEIPPLAETAQKIIKLRVDPNATIDDITGVVETDPALAAQVVSWAASPYYASPGKIRSVEDAIVRVLGFDLVINLALGLALGKTLSLPKDHPQHTTPYWQQSIYTAAVIEGLTRAMPRAQRPEAGLTYLAGLLHNFGYLLLAHVFPPHFSLICRHLEVNPHLCHSYVEQHLLGISREQIGSWLMRYWDMPDELATALRFQHDPSYDGAYAEYPNLVCLAVRLLRSRGIGSGPDEDIPDALLERVGLTRDKANDVVSKVLEAEVLLRELASQFSQA; encoded by the coding sequence ATGACTGAAGCTGCCCTCGCCCCGGACCCCCTGCACGCTCCGTCTGTTATTCGGTTGCTGCTGGGCAAATTGGGCATTGCCTACGAAGAAGTCCTCGATCACCACGGCCTCAACGCCTCGCGCAAAGTGCAGGCGGTATTGGTGGACGACGCCGTCGGTGCCTTGATGGTGCTGTTCCCGCAAAGCCAGTTGCTTGACCTCAATCGCCTCGCCGAATTGACCGGTCGCCGCCTCACCGCCGTGCCCACCGAACGCCTGGTGAAAATGCTCGGCAAGCACAACCTGAGCCTGCTGCCTGGCCTGCCGGCGCTGACCAGTTCGCCGTGCCTGTACGAAGAAAGCCTGCTGCGCGAACCGAAGTTGCTGATCAACTCGGGCGAGCCGGGCCTGCTGCTGGAAATCACCAGCGAAGATTTCAAAAGCATGCTGACCAAGGCCAGCGCCGCCAACTTCGGCGAGAACCTGACCAGCATCCGCCCCAACCTCGACCGCCCCGACGATGACCGCGAGGAAATCACCCAGGCCGTCCAGGCGTTCACCGCACGACGCATCCAGCAACGCCTGGAAGCCACCATCGAAATTCCGCCGCTGGCCGAGACCGCGCAGAAAATCATCAAGCTGCGCGTCGACCCCAACGCCACCATCGACGACATCACCGGCGTGGTCGAAACCGACCCGGCGCTGGCCGCCCAAGTCGTCAGCTGGGCCGCGTCGCCGTACTACGCCTCGCCGGGCAAAATTCGTTCAGTGGAAGACGCGATCGTGCGCGTCCTGGGTTTCGACCTGGTGATCAACCTGGCGCTGGGCCTGGCCCTGGGCAAAACCCTGAGCCTGCCCAAAGACCACCCGCAACACACCACGCCGTACTGGCAGCAATCGATCTACACCGCCGCCGTCATCGAAGGCCTGACCCGCGCCATGCCCCGCGCCCAGCGCCCGGAAGCCGGCCTGACCTACCTCGCCGGCCTGCTGCACAACTTCGGCTACCTGCTGCTGGCCCACGTCTTCCCGCCGCACTTCTCGCTGATCTGCCGTCACCTGGAAGTTAACCCGCACCTGTGCCACAGCTACGTCGAGCAACACCTGCTCGGCATCAGCCGCGAACAAATTGGTTCGTGGCTGATGCGCTACTGGGACATGCCCGACGAACTGGCCACTGCGTTGCGCTTCCAGCACGACCCAAGCTACGACGGTGCCTACGCTGAATACCCGAACCTCGTGTGCCTGGCCGTACGCCTGCTGCGCAGCCGCGGCATCGGCTCCGGTCCGGACGAAGACATCCCCGACGCATTGCTGGAACGCGTAGGCCTGACTCGCGACAAAGCCAACGACGTCGTCAGCAAAGTCCTCGAAGCCGAAGTCCTGCTGCGCGAACTGGCTTCGCAATTCAGCCAAGCCTAA